The segment GTGGTCGAGGTCCGTGCCCGGGTCCCCGGGGCACAGCATCACGACTCCGTACGCCACGCCGTCCGTGCGTGCCCAACAGCCACCATCAGCGTCCGCGAGTCCGTGGACGGAGAGGACGACAGCGATGACCACCCACTCGACGGTGAACCTCACTGATCCGGAACTGGCGCGCAGTCCAGCCCGGAGCCACGCGACGATCCGGGAGAGCGCACCGATCGCTCGCGCCGAGATCCCCGGTGTCGGGCAGGTGTGGCTCGTGTCCCGGTACGAGGATGTCAAGGCCGTACTCAGCGACTCCAGGTTCGTTCGGAACCCGGACAACGTGCCAGGTATGAAGGCGAACAATCTGACCCAAGCGTTCCGACAGCACTCCGGGATCAACGAAGAGTTCGCCGTGTACACCAGCTCCTCGCTCACACAACTCGACGCGCCGGAGCACTCACGGCTACGGAAACTGGTCTCCCGCGCGTTCACAGCACGACGCATCGCCGCGTTGCGCCCCAGCGTCGAGCGGATCGCCGAGGACCTGCTGGACGCGCTACCCAGCCACGCCGAGAACGGCGTCGTCGACCTGTTGGCACACTTCGCCTACCCGTTGCCAGTCACCGTGATCGGCGAACTGATCGGCGTCCCACATCGCGATCGCGCGGTATGGAAGGAGAGGTCGGGGGCGGTTCTCACCACGATATCCGGTGGTGCTGATCCCACCGTGATCAACGAAGCCCTGGGAAACCTGATCGACTACGCCCAGGACATGATCGAGCAGCGCCGACGGGAACCCCGGGACGACCTGACCAGCGCGCTGGTCCAGGCGCAGGAGAAGGACGGGGACCGGCTCAGCACCACGGAGATGGTCACGTTGATCTTCACTCTGGTGTTCGCGGGACACGAGACCACCGCCACTCTGATCGGCAACGGCACCGTCGCTCTGCTCAGTCACCCGGACCAGCGAGCCAAATTGCAGCGGGACCCCGCGCTGCTCCCCCGCGCCGTGCACGAGATGTTGCGCTGGTGTGGAGTGATCACCCTGGGCGGCAGACCGGGGTACGCGACCGAGGACGTCGAGCTCAACGGCACCGTGATTCAAAGGGGCGAGGCGGTCATGACCTCGCTCGTGGGGGCCAACTTCGACCCCCGAGTGTTCGCGGATCCCGACGCCTTCGACATCACGCGGGACACCGACGGCCGCCCGGAGACACACGTGGCCTTCATGCACGGCCCGCACTATTGTCTGGGGGCGGCCTTGGCCCGCCAGGAGGGTGAGGTCGCGTTCGAGGCTCTGCTGCGCCGATACCCCCGGCTGGCTCTGGCCACGGACTCTCGGGAACTCGAACTCGACGCCAACTTGGCCCAGTTCCGCTACGCCGCGATTCCCGTGACCCTCCACTGATCCCACGAAGCACCGGCGACGGCGGGCGCGCGACCATGGTGAGGACGGCTCCAGGCGCACGCCCGATCGGGGAACCACGTCCATCTCGCCTGCTACCTTCAGTGGGTACTGAATGATCATTTCGTGGGTGAGGTGTGCGTGGTTATCAACGACCGGGAGCGTGAGCTTCTGGACCGCTTCGGTCTCTACTTCGAGCGAGCCGGCAGCACACAGACCGCGGGCCGTCTCGTCGCGTGGCTGATGATCTGCGATCCACCGGAGCAGTCGATCACCCAGCTCGCGGAGGGCACCGACGTGAGCAAGGCGTCCGTGAGCACCGTGGCACGGCACCTGGAAGAGGCCGGGTACCTCGAACGGGTGCCCCACGCCGGTACTCGGCAGCACTACTACCGGCTGCGTAAGGGCGGCATGACCACCGTCGTCAAGCATCGCCAACGGTTCCTGGACGACGCCGCCGCACTCGGAAGAGATGCGTTGGAGCTGATGGGTCCCGACGCCGCACGCCTGGAGACGCTACGGGAATGGACCGGCCTCATGGAGTTCATGTCCGGGAGGCTCGACGCGCTGGTGGAGGAGTGGCAGGAGCAGTGGCGTGACCGCCAGGCGTGACGTCACCCGCGTGCGCTCCACCACCACCGGCGCGGGCTGCGACCGTCCCCGATCGTGACCAGGCCCACCCACCATGAGTCGACGTGCGGGACGCCACGTCCAACCGATGGGGTGCGCATCGACCCGCTATACCGGTGTCGACGACACCCACCCCCATGCCCTGAGGTTCGATGGTGGCGGGCGGGGACGGATCCATCCGATCGGCTGAGGCGGACGGGTCGTGCGCCGCCCTAGTCTGGGCAAATGCGCTGGTTGTGGTTCCCCGTCCTGGGGGCGATGCTTGTCTTCGGCTCGCTGACCGTGGCGTCGGTGGCGACCGTGTTCGGCGACCGTAGGATTCCGGACTGGCAGGGGCCGGAGCGGTCCTGGCTGGACTTCCTTCCCGCCGCTTCCGGGTTCGTCGTCGGCGGGATCGCCGTCGCCCTGTTGGGACTCGTACTGTTGCGCGGGCGTACACCGGACTGGGTCTTCCCCGTGGGATCGATCGTGGCCAGTGGAGTCGTGTGCCTGACATCGCTGGCGCTG is part of the Spiractinospora alimapuensis genome and harbors:
- a CDS encoding ferredoxin, translating into MRIHTDTDRCAGTAMCVFVAPEIFTLSDEDVVEVRARVPGAQHHDSVRHAVRACPTATISVRESVDGEDDSDDHPLDGEPH
- a CDS encoding cytochrome P450 family protein, encoding MTTHSTVNLTDPELARSPARSHATIRESAPIARAEIPGVGQVWLVSRYEDVKAVLSDSRFVRNPDNVPGMKANNLTQAFRQHSGINEEFAVYTSSSLTQLDAPEHSRLRKLVSRAFTARRIAALRPSVERIAEDLLDALPSHAENGVVDLLAHFAYPLPVTVIGELIGVPHRDRAVWKERSGAVLTTISGGADPTVINEALGNLIDYAQDMIEQRRREPRDDLTSALVQAQEKDGDRLSTTEMVTLIFTLVFAGHETTATLIGNGTVALLSHPDQRAKLQRDPALLPRAVHEMLRWCGVITLGGRPGYATEDVELNGTVIQRGEAVMTSLVGANFDPRVFADPDAFDITRDTDGRPETHVAFMHGPHYCLGAALARQEGEVAFEALLRRYPRLALATDSRELELDANLAQFRYAAIPVTLH
- a CDS encoding GbsR/MarR family transcriptional regulator, whose translation is MVINDRERELLDRFGLYFERAGSTQTAGRLVAWLMICDPPEQSITQLAEGTDVSKASVSTVARHLEEAGYLERVPHAGTRQHYYRLRKGGMTTVVKHRQRFLDDAAALGRDALELMGPDAARLETLREWTGLMEFMSGRLDALVEEWQEQWRDRQA